A stretch of the Streptosporangium sp. NBC_01755 genome encodes the following:
- a CDS encoding DUF1648 domain-containing protein, protein MTAGWAALVAATLIAVPLALRDRLPDPIATHWGPSGAPDGSMPFTVSLLFQAGLWTLIAGASCASALVNAGMLRRRASRMALGALLGGGGMFFLGLQAITLSANLDAPGWWQAGHLGWGALLVPALLVLGGWLGALLGRPGPDDLPERGAISTRKVPLRPGQRAVWVSSARNNLLVTLGGSVLAAGVGLTVLALLGGDGTLWIPAAIMLLVGLVGVTFSSVRVQVTEEGVVLFYGPLRLPRKHIPITQVERAWSEELFPSNVGGWGIRGLPGAVTVMLRGGECLVVGYVSGGRFAVSIDDAENGAALLNTLVARVSTGPGAR, encoded by the coding sequence GTGACAGCCGGCTGGGCCGCGCTGGTGGCAGCCACCCTGATCGCCGTACCACTGGCGCTGCGAGACCGGCTGCCCGACCCGATCGCCACACACTGGGGTCCGTCCGGTGCCCCCGACGGCTCGATGCCGTTCACCGTCTCGCTGCTGTTCCAGGCCGGTCTGTGGACGCTGATCGCGGGCGCCTCCTGCGCGTCCGCACTCGTCAACGCCGGGATGCTCAGGCGCAGGGCGAGCCGCATGGCGCTCGGTGCCCTGCTGGGCGGGGGCGGCATGTTCTTCCTGGGGCTGCAGGCGATCACGCTGTCGGCCAACCTCGACGCTCCAGGCTGGTGGCAGGCCGGTCACCTGGGGTGGGGGGCGCTGCTCGTGCCCGCCCTCCTGGTGCTGGGCGGCTGGCTCGGCGCCCTGCTGGGCCGTCCGGGGCCCGATGACCTCCCCGAGCGGGGAGCGATCTCCACGCGAAAGGTCCCGCTTCGTCCGGGCCAGCGCGCGGTATGGGTCTCCTCGGCGCGCAATAACCTGCTCGTCACGCTCGGCGGTTCCGTTCTGGCCGCAGGGGTGGGGCTCACGGTGCTTGCGCTGCTCGGTGGTGACGGCACACTGTGGATCCCCGCAGCGATCATGCTCCTGGTGGGCCTGGTGGGTGTGACCTTCAGTTCGGTGCGGGTGCAGGTCACCGAGGAGGGTGTCGTCCTCTTCTACGGACCACTCCGCCTGCCCCGCAAGCACATTCCGATCACGCAAGTGGAGCGGGCCTGGTCGGAGGAGCTGTTCCCATCCAATGTTGGAGGCTGGGGCATTCGAGGCCTGCCGGGTGCCGTGACGGTCATGCTCAGAGGCGGGGAGTGCCTTGTGGTGGGCTACGTCTCCGGCGGTCGCTTCGCCGTCTCGATCGATGACGCCGAGAATGGCGCCGCCTTGCTGAACACCCTCGTGGCCAGGGTTTCCACCGGTCCCGGCGCCCGCTGA